The Gossypium arboreum isolate Shixiya-1 chromosome 4, ASM2569848v2, whole genome shotgun sequence DNA segment gtCACCAAAACAGAAATTCTCATAGTTGAGTGACCATATGTAGCTTATAATGGACATGCCATTCAGTCTCGTACTTAATGACACAATGACTAAAAAAAATTCGGGTATTTAGAGATCAAATTGAAAAATTTCATAGTTCGGTAACCAAAATAGAAAGACGTTAAAAGTTAAATAACTAATTAGGTAGTTTacccttttattaaaaatttataaggtTAAACTATGAAAATAGTTATTCATATTTggtttaaatgacgttttagttATTGAACTTTAATTTGTTACGAAATTCTCACTAATGTTATCTACTTGTAATATTTtggttaataataatgcaacaaTAAGTTGACGTAACACGTTAAATTTGATTGTTTGAAACactatttgaaattttgaaaccctgtttgaaaatttgatttaaaataaattcgCTATAGAACGATGCCAAGTTAGAAACAATTAAATTACCAATTGCACAAGgttatatatttacaaatttttaaaattcttatatCCTTTTTGGTATATAAAAAAGGATTGGGTTAGATAAAAGGTAGCAGTTTTTATGAATATAAGAGTATGCCATacaaaaattataattcaatATCATTAGATGCAAACTGAGTAAAACCATATAGAAAGCAAAGGAAAATGATAGAGCTAGGTGACATACCAAAAGAGAGGAAATACAAAGCCAACACACATAAAGTCCTAAGCATGTCACTCCATCGATGGTAGCACTGGAGGTGTAAATTGAGCCATAAGTCGAGCCCTCCAAGGCCATGATCCGGGGCATCATGTCAACATTTCCATAGTGGCAATGGCGTCAAGTAGTGTCGagtgatcaattttttttttattacaacTTTCTATTTAGTTATAACcaattaatttttcataaaattaattTACTGAATGATCTCAAAGTTATTATATctctaaattaaatattaattttaactgaaatcaaatgtaattttttataaaagaaattaagtatatttaattttataacaatttaagatgaaattaaatttcattattttgtaattaaaaataaagaattgAGTTAAATAGAGAACACatagataataataatgatatagtTGTGTTCAAACAAATCCTAAAGAGAAACCTAAGAGGGGATATAGGAGGTATGTGTAATTtaccctagttattaaaaggctAAATCAGATGCTTAAAAACTCTATCCAAGCTCAAAGAAGTGAACTAAGCTTGAAGTTGGCAATGGCCATTTATGTATCAACTGAGTTGGCTCGGCTCCATTACATTCTAACTTCTAAACCTATATACACAATCCAAACACCAGTAGCTCCCAGTTTCCACTTACCAGGGCAAAATCCTTTTAACATCTTGGTCGTGGCAACGTATCAAATACAATCGCCAAATCCCTTTTCAACTTTTGAATTTTGATGCGTACATCAAAGTAAAAATgtacaaaaaataaagaaatcctgATGTGAAGAATATACGTGATGATGCTACACAAATCTTCAGCCCTTCAGTTCCCATCATTTGCTGACAAAGTTTGAGATGTGAAACCAAACATACTACTAACGTCTTAATTTACAGCCGATCCCTACTTCAACTTTCTGGATGTCCAGACTTTGGAAAAATTCAACAAATGCGGATATGAATCAGATTCAGGTTTCTCAGCTCCCACCTGcatacagttgatgatgatttcaCTTCAATTTTGCAATTGCATCCACTAAGTCCATAGATAAACTGACATATTAGTAGAAGATGCTGATGGTCTCCAtcaagataatatatatatatataaaaccttTTCCTAAATCCCACCCGAGCATAAAAGATGACAGATAATCTTTGATAGATATAATACTAAACAAAAACGGACAATATTGACAACTAGATAAAGAGTAATGGAAGGGAGCTCCAATCACCTCTCATTTGGCCACCATGAGATGGCACTTCAGAAACATCTTGTAGTGGCTTGATGTTTACAATGGAAATGGGCGTCAATGGAGGGGATGGAACTTGTGGAGCCTCCAAAAGCCTGGAAACGTGAATCGCCATTGCTCTTTGATTGCTAGAGGGTATAGAGAAACTTCGAGGGACAACCGAAGGTGGAGCTGGAAGAGGAGAAGCTCCACTTGATGCCAATGAAGGAATAGTACTTGCAGAATGCTCTTGATTTCTTAAGACTAGAGGAGCAGAGTGGCCAACCGAGGCAGAAGGTTTTGCAGGTTTAGCAGCTGAACTAACAGGAGGGGGCCTCGGAAGCTCATGAAGCTCATTTATTCTGGGTGAAGAAACAAGGGGAGGTGATGCACTTGGGGATACTTTTGGAGGTGATAATGGTTGAGGAACTGGCAAATGAGAAAATACTGCTGAAGCTATATGGGGAAGTTCAGCAGAAGGAATAGGCCTTGATGATGCTTGTTTACTGGTTAATGGACCGGATGCAGctttcttttttattcttttggcTTCAGTGGAACTATCAGGATGGGCAGGTACTACTTGTCCTTCAGACAAAGGAGGGGGTAGTTGTGTAAAAGTATTACTATTATTACTCTCCTTCAGGACTGATTCAGATTTTTCTGATAGTTGACCATCACCAGACTCCAGTGGGGAAGAATGCCACAAATTATATGGACGTCCAGCTACATTTGTCGTTCTTGTGTGGGTAAATGAGCTAACTGTTCTTGCAGGGACTGCAGACTTGGAATCATTTGGTGTTGGAAGCACATAAGTGTTAGACTTCCTTGTAGACGACTGCAACATCTGTTTTACTCTTTCAGCAGGATCAAGCTTCCTTTCAGGAAATATGGGAGCTGAATGGCTACCCACTCTATGCTCCCTACTTGAGACCTGAATATCCCCATGATTTCTCTCTGGATTTACCTACAGGCAGCCAGTAAcaaaacatatattttaaaaactaCATACTGCAAGCAGCCCagctaaaaaataaattaagaaaattcATAAAGCTAAGAGCATACGTTGTTTTACAAAATAGGGCCAAAAATCACAATGTGAACGGAGATTTACCTCTTCATTTTCCATGTAAGAAGTTTGGGGGAAAGAAAGACTTACTTCATCTTCCTGGAGAATAAACCACCATATTTAGGAACAAACAGGAGGCAACACACACAAACAGATCAGAGTAAAAGTTCAAATGTATAACTGTCAcacaaataataaatttttttttggtgaattacaaataataattatattatcccCTCTGTTGGAAGTAGAATGAATTTAACCATTAAACTGGACAAAACCAACTGTGGTTTGTTTGGAATTCTAGCAGAGAAAAACAATCTTACCAATAATtaaaaaatggattttttttctttttgaaaaaaaaggCAGAAGTGAAATAAGAAAGGATCAAATCCATAAGTTTTGGACCTAATATGACCAAGCATAAATGTTTGAGGATCAACTCTCACTTACAAATTGACAATAACATTGAAATGAATTAAGAAATATAAAATGGCACAAAAATCTTACCTCTATTGATGACACAGAAGCAACATCAACCCCTTTCTCATTTGCTCTGTAGTCAAAACTTAATTCCCCTTCTTTGTTTGGGTCGTAAGCAATCTCACCATCTTCCTCATCATCATCTTCAAGGCCAGAGAACTCATAATCAATGTGTTGTTGTTCTGTAACCTGCCTAAGGTGAGGCTCAATTGCCTCAAGTGATTTAAGTCCTTTCTTAAAGAAATTCAACTGCAATCACAAGggaaagaaaaggagaaagaaagaaaaaagggaagCAGCTTATAAGCATTGAACTTAAGGCAGAAGCCACTGACATTTGAAACATTCAGAAACTAATGAGGAAAACCTGTGCTGCATGGTGACGAGCAGCTTGTGTTAGAAGACTTCTAGATTGCCCTTGCTTCAGAGATTTCAATCGGAAAACACAAAGGGTTGCCACTTCATCATATTCATCCCGAGCTATTTGCAATTGCCGCAAACTGAAAGTTTCACCTTTCCCGCCTTTTgaccttcctttttctttttgttgtgtCACCATGTACTCATAGACACTTCTGAAGATCATGAACCAAATTCAGAAAAGGTTTACTGTAACCTAAGCAAAATAAGCATATAGAGAAAACTGATGGACCTTTTTTCATCACACTGCCGCTTCATATCCTGCACAGCAAACAAGAGAAATACCAATAAGCATTGACAGTTTTGAGGTAATATGTATGAAGGAAAAATAAATATCTTCACCATGTAGGAAATGATTAACTTCTATTTCTAGATTAGAAATAAAGGAGAAAACCAAATAAACAAACCTCGACAGTCCTAAGCTCATTGAGAAGTGACTCTGATGGGTTTGTAATTGTCAGCACTATATGCGAGCGCTGAAGCACAAAGAGAATCAAGAAAGGTTCAAATAAAGAACTATTCCGAAAACACAACATATAAAACAATGGTGGAAAAGTTTATGGTgttcaatttaaaaaaaagattGACACTCACATAGTTATCCACAAGTTTCTGGAGTTCAAACTGTAAGTTCCCCAACATTAACAAAATTCTACCTGCAAATAAATGCGATGTCATTACAGCACAACCCATCAAGTCACAATAACATGGACCAGGGACACCATCTTCAGACACTCCATTGCCATTccaccaaaaagaaaaaaggtaACAGCTGATAGCCTAGTCTGTGAGCCAATATTTACTTGTTGACATCTTACACTAATGCACGAGAAGCATTTATTGAAGAAAAATCAAACATTAAAAACAATGAAATAGGAATGATAATTTTAACTTAAGTCACCTAGGTTAAGACATGGAATAAGGCACATCACTGTATGCAACCCCCAGTAAACGAATGCTAAGTTCAAGGAGAAAATCTCTCATGAATGTCTAGTCCACATGCAAGTTCGCCTAGCGTATCTAAAAATACAAGTACATAATAATTATCTCAAGGTGAGGCAAGAGCAAGAAATGACATAGCTTAAGTTGGCTAAGAAGTTACTTGAACCAATTGGCAGAGTTAAATTGCTAATGAATTCTGCAGCCTTACTCAAAATAGGAATATAACAGATGGACTAATAAAGTCAGTAATGTAGTTTAGCTTTCCAGGGCTTAAAATTCCAGGTTAGATCTTGCATGACATGCCTATTAATATCTAATAGTGCAAGAAACAAAGCCTCTACTTACGGCTTTCTTCATCATCAGGTAGCACTCTTTTTTCCCGCAGACAGGAGCCCATTTCTTGCAGTGACTCTGAGAATTCTGAAAGTAGAAATTTCATCGAAGTTAGATTTACATAAAGTTTAATTTTCTTTGATATTCACTGAAATCTAAGTCTAACACCTGAGCAAAGGCCCCCAAGTTAGTGCTAGAGCATATAAACAAGAAATTCTTAGTGAGATAATATGTGCCTATAGATTCATACTGATCCCACTTCCGCAAGCCTGAACATAACAGGAATCATAGATACACAAGCCAATTATGTAATATTCTTGATAAAAACCTAATCATGTTATTTCTGTGACCAGTAGTTTCTTCAAAAGCCACCAGCCGCTTAGGCTGGAAAAGCACCATACAACATGTGTTTGGCATATTGGTCCAAGTATTTAGAAATATCAGGGCAACGAAACACATTGATACCTAAAAATGGATATGACAATATAGCACACAGCATTTTTACCATAAGCACTGTTTGCCGTTGCTGCAGCTGCAGAAAGTAAGCTATCATAGCAAGTTCTCATATCTTGCATTTCCTGTAAATGCATTCAAATGaagcaaaagaaaaataaatccaATTATAATCTTTCAAACAGACCAAGACAGCCTCCAAGAAGCAGTGGTCACTGAGGAGGATGTCGTAAGCAGCTCAATATCAATATAAATGCACATGCAGAAAAAAGCTTATGAGTTTCTTTCACACCGGCATCTAGAATTCCATATTTCTTTCCACTAAATTATTGAAAATTATCATATTAAAACCATCTAATAAGTTCCCCATGAAATACTTAACCCCGATTTAGATCCTCTCCAATCCTCAAGCACTTCAAATTTCTAAACATTGGAATAAGCCTTTAGGTTCATTTGATATTTCCTAATgtgaataaagaataaaaaaaaaatgagaatTCAGAATCTCTCAAACCTAATGAACCAAAATAACTCCCATTCTCCCAAAGCAAAAGCTCTCCAAATATGTATTTCTATCAGAAACTACAGAATTAGAAACTCGTCCACTCAACTCAGCTAGGTCCAACCGATTCAACTACAGCTCGAATCATTGGAAATCATTTGTCCACTTAAAAATTGGAAACAAGAGAAGCGGATTCAATTTCCAATTAAATCAATCagcatttaattaaaatcaaaGCTCAAACataaattctttaaaaaaaaaaagtacctGAGCTGCTTGAGCAAGTTCATCTAAATGAGCAGAAGACAAAATATCTAATTTATCCTTGTTATCGTTCTTGTGAAGCGCAAATCTTCGAAGTTTACCAAATGAAGACTTCAtttccacaaaaaaaaaaaaaaagaaaagaaataacctAACGCAAAGAGAAAATACAAAAagggagaaaaataaaagaaagaagagagaaaatccGAGAGCTCTTTCTTTTCCTCTTTTCTGGAGAATCCAAAATTCCTGcgagaaaatgaaaatgaaaagcgaagaaatttattttttttagcgTATTGCAGCTCTGAAAAATCTGAGCTACAGAGAGTGTGAAGATGGTTAATTCGATTATTTCAACGGCATTGAAAGTGAAGCGTTTTctttttt contains these protein-coding regions:
- the LOC108460936 gene encoding uncharacterized protein At2g33490-like, with product MKSSFGKLRRFALHKNDNKDKLDILSSAHLDELAQAAQEMQDMRTCYDSLLSAAAATANSAYEFSESLQEMGSCLREKRVLPDDEESRRILLMLGNLQFELQKLVDNYRSHIVLTITNPSESLLNELRTVEDMKRQCDEKRSVYEYMVTQQKEKGRSKGGKGETFSLRQLQIARDEYDEVATLCVFRLKSLKQGQSRSLLTQAARHHAAQLNFFKKGLKSLEAIEPHLRQVTEQQHIDYEFSGLEDDDEEDGEIAYDPNKEGELSFDYRANEKGVDVASVSSIEEDEVSLSFPQTSYMENEEVNPERNHGDIQVSSREHRVGSHSAPIFPERKLDPAERVKQMLQSSTRKSNTYVLPTPNDSKSAVPARTVSSFTHTRTTNVAGRPYNLWHSSPLESGDGQLSEKSESVLKESNNSNTFTQLPPPLSEGQVVPAHPDSSTEAKRIKKKAASGPLTSKQASSRPIPSAELPHIASAVFSHLPVPQPLSPPKVSPSASPPLVSSPRINELHELPRPPPVSSAAKPAKPSASVGHSAPLVLRNQEHSASTIPSLASSGASPLPAPPSVVPRSFSIPSSNQRAMAIHVSRLLEAPQVPSPPLTPISIVNIKPLQDVSEVPSHGGQMRGGS